From Blastocatellia bacterium, one genomic window encodes:
- the miaA gene encoding tRNA (adenosine(37)-N6)-dimethylallyltransferase MiaA yields MSEQPTAPVIPAIVGPTASGKSDLGIRLALAFDGEIINLDSVQVYRGIQIATAKVPPDERRGVPHHLIDEVEPTANFTAGEYGRLAAEKIAEIESRRRMPLLVGGTGFYLRALVSPLFESPQTDLHLRERLSQRRDERGAQYLHRLLNRIDPRAGSRISPRDWSRSMRALEFFFQTGQRISDEQPDAPPPPEFAARIRVLALGPPREELYSRINARAEAMFERGLVEEVQALIAEGVPPTAKAFQAHGYRRVVEHLLGRRTREDALNQMKLDTRHYAKRQLSWWRAWPDVKWLQHFGEEDAAFNEASDYLRELEQQD; encoded by the coding sequence GTGAGCGAGCAACCCACAGCGCCCGTCATCCCCGCCATTGTCGGCCCGACCGCTTCGGGCAAAAGCGATCTCGGCATCCGCCTGGCGCTCGCCTTCGACGGCGAGATCATCAATCTCGATTCGGTGCAGGTCTATCGCGGCATTCAGATCGCCACCGCCAAGGTGCCGCCCGATGAACGGCGTGGCGTACCGCATCACTTGATTGATGAGGTCGAGCCGACGGCCAACTTCACGGCAGGCGAGTACGGGCGGCTGGCTGCCGAGAAGATCGCCGAGATTGAATCGCGCCGCCGTATGCCGCTGTTGGTCGGCGGCACAGGCTTTTACCTGCGCGCCCTGGTCAGCCCCTTGTTTGAGAGTCCGCAGACCGATCTGCATTTGCGCGAGCGGCTCAGCCAGCGGCGCGACGAGCGTGGCGCGCAGTACCTTCATCGCTTGCTTAACCGCATAGACCCGCGCGCCGGCTCGCGCATCAGCCCGCGCGACTGGTCGCGCTCGATGCGCGCCCTGGAATTCTTCTTCCAGACCGGTCAGCGCATCTCTGACGAACAGCCCGACGCGCCGCCGCCACCCGAGTTTGCCGCGCGCATCCGCGTGCTGGCGCTCGGGCCGCCGCGTGAAGAGCTATACTCGCGCATCAACGCCCGCGCCGAAGCGATGTTCGAGCGTGGTCTGGTCGAAGAAGTGCAAGCGTTGATCGCTGAGGGCGTGCCGCCAACCGCGAAAGCCTTTCAAGCGCACGGCTATCGTCGCGTCGTCGAGCACCTGCTAGGCCGCCGCACCCGCGAAGACGCGCTTAATCAGATGAAGCTCGACACGCGGCATTATGCGAAGCGACAACTGTCGTGGTGGCGCGCCTGGCCCGACGTGAAATGGCTCCAGCACTTTGGCGAGGAAGACGCGGCCTTCAACGAAGCAAGCGATTACCTGCGCGAGCTGGAACAACAGGACTGA